Proteins encoded by one window of Flavobacteriales bacterium TMED191:
- the folB gene encoding dihydroneopterin aldolase, giving the protein MVGKILIRDLILYSYHGCYNEENKIGSKYKLNIWVEGNFSKAEKTDSLFDTVDYVALTDLAAKEMSKSSKLIEHVADRIITKIINKWPHIELAGLTVIKISPPMNELVKSVEYTVERRQQ; this is encoded by the coding sequence ATAGTGGGAAAAATTTTAATTCGGGATTTAATTTTGTATAGCTATCACGGTTGCTATAATGAAGAGAATAAAATAGGATCAAAGTATAAGTTAAATATTTGGGTTGAAGGTAATTTTTCAAAAGCTGAAAAGACGGATTCGCTATTTGATACGGTTGACTATGTTGCACTTACTGATTTAGCTGCAAAGGAGATGTCAAAATCATCTAAGCTAATTGAACATGTTGCAGATCGAATTATCACAAAGATAATCAATAAATGGCCGCACATAGAACTTGCGGGGTTGACAGTAATTAAAATTTCTCCCCCTATGAATGAACTTGTTAAATCTGTCGAGTACACTGTTGAACGACGTCAGCAATAA